The genomic segment CTCACattatttaattgatttgttaTATTTTCCAGACAACATAATAGTGTTATGTCTGAAATGATTCTGTGATTTGTTGATTTAAGACACATGACCTTTGCTCTTTTTTGAGCAGTAACATCGGTGTTCGGGGTCACGTGACCTCTGAACGTTGTCTCTGTCACAGCCTGTGCGTCACATTTTAATCATGTGCCTTTAATTCATTCCTGTCGCTTTGTGTGAAATAAAACTATCAACGCTCATGATGACACAGCGTAAACACAGCGGACAGGAAGATGAACGAGCTGATGGCTAAGACGCAGTTTGTAAACgaccttgaccttgacctctCCTCCCTTCCAGGCCTCTAccatagaggaggaggagcttatgccctgtactgcagccagccaccatgGAGCGATTGAGACACTTGGCATCATTTTTTGGAGCtgttatgtcgtccatctttatttatgtctgtggtctgtgtccCCAGGTGTGGACAGAGGgtggcgccccctgctggagaaGACCCGTCCCTTTGTACTGGTGGACGGACAGAGACGGAGCCTCACTGAAGCGTTACAGGTCAGAGAAACAAACTACTTTCTGTTACTGATGTTCCCCTACAACTTAACCAGTATATAACTGGTTAATCAATAATTAATTAactcaaacttttattttaaagattaaacaaTGAATACATTGTTTAATAAGGATCATGTTCAACTGGAAAATATTTTAAGAGGTTGATCacaacatcttaggaatcattcaGTTTTTCCATATAAATATCCTACATCCTCTGCTTATATAGGAAGACAATACCATCCCCCAAAGGAGggtgatttatatatatatatgtatatttatacattACATATTAAAGATATATGACCCACTCTACACATTGGTCGGCTGCACTCACAGGAGCATTTCAAGTGGAACAGTTTGTTCGTGCCATTGTGACGCAAGCGGTCTACAAATACAGTTTCTGTTCATCGATACTGAAACACAACCCAAAGACAAATGAGACCACCAGCCTATAAAAAAGTGTCTGATTTAGAGGCTGGAAAATGTTGCCaggtgtaaccatagcaacatcGATGCGTTTTATAACTAAAACATAGGTGAGAGATTAGGCCAGACAGAACGTAATGTcgtctggaggaggaagaagaattcatctctttgttttctgtcGACACCCTCGTTCATTTCCTCCTGCTTCAGTCGTCCAGGAGGGAACTTCCTGCTGAAACCCTGAGATCTGACCACAGGATGAAGAGGGGGAGGGTGATTAGGGGACGGACACTTCCTGTGCAGTTGACAGAAGCTCTGAGATCATTTCTTGCAGAAATCCTCATGACTCTACCGTTGTGAGAGGAAACGAGTAGGTGGAACGAATAAAGTAAAGGAGGTGTCCACCtaaaggaagaaggagaagaagagggaaatGGAGTTCCTCACATTTGAACCAGATGAACATTCAGACTCACGTTCCCTCGCTGAGGTAAACGCCCGATGTCGCCATGTTAATTCAAAGTGACAGACAGACTGCCCCGCCCACAACCCTACATCTGGTCAGCAGCTCTGAGCCCCGCCCactgtttctgctgctctgctgtcaTCTGGAGGTTGGGCGAGAGACATGACCtcaccagagagggagagagagagagagatgtggtgaaaacaaacaaagaattgTGGAAAAACATTCTTTAACCATGATGACTAGCTGCTCCGCCCTCCGTCCGTGGTCGACTCCTCAGTGAGGAAAGTGTGCAGGAGCCCTTTGATGTTTCATGCTGAAATACTTATTGAAGCTTCGCCAAGGAGGAAATCAGAATTCATCAACACAACTGTCCTCTCATATTCTCAAGTCTGCTTTCCTGCAGTCCCACTTCCGCAGTCTCAAATCTGTGGTGTCTAGGAAGTGCAGCCTTTGACCTTCGCCCAACAGGACAGCCAGGTGCACTATGTctcagagagaggacaggagaccGTCTCTGAAAACTCCACAACACTCAACACACGTATGCACAGCGACTTCCTGCCGACCTGAGAGGAGAAAGCGAGGAggtgtcaaacaggaagtgactcattACAGGCAGGAAACCACACTGATTGGTTAACAGATGTCTACAGACACTCCCACTAAACTTTATAACAACAATGGTAATAAAACGTATGCTTTGATTTATAGTTACTTTTTCATATGATTCTGTGAACTGTTGATCTTTGCAGCCCACTGAGCGGCTTGTGTCTCTGGACGTTCTTCAGCGTTCTGCTCTTGTGTTTCAGGCCGGTCACCCCGACAGGCTGCAGTGTGGACTGGAGGTGGGAGGACAACTCTTCCTGTTGGACCTGGAGAAGAACCAGTGAGTCTGGAAATGCGGAGGTCTTTGTCTTCTGTAGAGTTTGAAAACCATCAGTCCCTTTCTTTTaatcaatctgcaccaaatcccAAACTGTCATAAATAAGagtctgattgttttcatcatcaattaatctctgagaaatcagtgaaaatgttaaagaaaatagaTCCTGGATCCAGTTTCACACCAACATTTAGTGAGTTCTCTTTTCACTCATGTTCTGATTAGAAATCTGCTCTCTAGTTGTCGTGTTTTTGTGAAAAACCTCTGAGTTGAAGTTAATAAATATCTGAGATTTGTGTCTTTGCAGCGACCTGCTGCCTAAACCACCCAACGTCTTCTACTACCTGCCCAACGGAACCGGCGTGTCTGTGACAGCCGACCCTGTGGTGAGTCAGTGAAGGCACCaccttctgtctttgtgtgtgtgtgtgtgtgtgcgtgtgtgtgtgtgtgtgtgtgtgtgtgtgtgtgcgtgcgtgcgtgcgtgcggtGTTTCCCAGCTGTGTGACACATGTCATGTCGTCCACAGACTCACTGTTATTACCACGGCAGTGTCAGGGGATTCCCTCAGTCCAGAGTGGCTCTGAGCACCTGCTCCGGACTCAGGTCAGTCACTGTTATTCATCAGGTGTTGATGTCGGAATCAGTTCGACATGTTGGCTGAGCTGAAACCTTATTATCACAAACTGCAGCTACAGAAACTGCATCGGActccatttgttttttcttggaTTAAGACAGAAAAATGCATCCCCAGCCAAACTAACACAAAATATCAGCTTTTCCTTTGTGTCTGACCGGATTCCTGTTTTCTGTTGGACACACAAGTGCTCATCACAGCAGCTGTCACCTCTTTTTGTTTCTTGACCTTCTCAGCACAAAATGTGAGTGACGACATGAGCATTTCTCTGCAGGTTAAACCGATCTGGATAAATGTgtgcgacctctgacctctgcagcaggATTAGTGGGGTTTACCCAGCAGCTCACGTGAAGAGACCTGGTCCAGTTTGGGGTTTTCAGGGCCGAGCtccagagactcagagacacaaaccACTGTGtcctggatttaaaaaaagacgatAAACTATTTCCTCACATCTAAAGCTGCTCACATTCTGAACATCTTAgaaatgttgttgttgaatTCCCACTCAAACTGAATGAGTAAAAAACAACTCGCCATTTATGTTTTAACACGGTTCGTTCCCATAGGCTCCTCTGGACCCATCTGGTTATTATCACAGGATAAAGATGATCAcctactgtaaataaagatggacgacgtgtctccacttcctccagaaatgaaacaaaagtATCTtcggatacaaacgctgccatcttacGCTGGTAGTGGTTGAGTTGTGGAGCTGGACACTTCACGTTGCTCCTGTGCACTGACGACAACAGgaaacatgttttataacgATGCACTGATTCCTCCTGTAGAGGCGTCATCGCCATCAACTCCACGCTGAGCTTCGAGCTGACGCCCCAGGAGGACGACCACCATAACCCCCgccagcagggggaggaggaggggggaggaggggagagtgGAGAAGATGGCAGTGAAGgaagtggaggtggagaaggaggtaaAGAAGGAGTCCATTTATTGTTCTCCACTAGTCCTCTGGAGGGCGATGTTGCTGGAGGCTGCGTGGTGTCACACACCGCTTTCCCCCCgatccacagcttcactcacacacacagggtgagaTAGACCCCCCCCCTAAAGAATTATGAAAAAATGAGACTGCAATTCACTGAgaaacagccaatcacagagctccACGTGCTGTTGCTGAAGCTTGCTCTatcttctttcctctgtttgcagaaaaagagagacatcTTGTCAGAGACCAAATACATCGAGCTTGTGCTGGTGGCTGATCACCAGGAGGTcagtgtggatgtgtttgtgtgattgttccAACTGACCGAACTTTAGGCAACACAAAGACATAATGTCAGAAAGAGAAGATGAAAGTGAGCTTCCTGAAAACACGTTACACATAACGTTGAACCCATGCACTTCTGAGGGTAGCTTCAGTTAAGAGATGAATATATGACACGTCAGAGGAAAGTAATCTGAAGGTTTTTTGTAAGCAAATCTGAATTAATCACAGtaaaaattaaagtaaaaaaatctgtttcccTGCAGTAACGTCTTTTCAACACTAAGTGGCAGCAGTGATGGTAGATCACTGTGTTTAAATGCTGATGCGTCACATAGTTGTCTCTCATCTGCTCTCAGTTCATGAATTAtcagaagaacaacaacaccaTCATCTACCGCATGCTGGACGTGGCCAACCAGGTGGACTGGGTAAGACCTCTgatctttgacctctgacctgctcaTCACTGCACCAGGGGAAACCAGacgctctctcttctcctacagttctaCCGGCCTCTGAACGTGCGAGTGGCTTTGACCGGTCTGGAGATCTGGAGCGACCGAGACAAGATCCAGGTGGAGAAGAGTCCTACGGACACACTCAACAACTTCCTGGAGTGGAGAACCAGAGAGCTGCTGCCACGCCTTCGCCATGACAACGCCCAGCTCGTCATGTATGACAGGAACagttaccaaaataaaagcttcagTCCTTTCGTAATCATCACGAGTAacgttttgttttattgtgcagGGGCGGGTCATTTGACGGCACCACAGTGGGGATGGCGTCCCAGTCGTCCATGTGCTCCAGAGACAGGTCCGGTGGAGTTAACGTGGTGAGTGGTCAGCTGGTCACCATGGCGACAGGTAACCGACTAATCCTGCACCTCAGAGTCCAATTACCTACAAAACCTTTTCTCTGAATCGGCCTCAGGATCACCTGGTCAGCGTGTTGGGCGTGGCCTCCACTGTGGCGCATGAGCTTGGTCACAATTTGGGGATGAGCCACGACACGGCCGAGCGCCGCTGCTCCTGCCAGAACGAGCCGCGTCTGGGAGGATGCATCATGGAGCCGTCGACCGGGTCAGCACCAGACATCTGAACTGGGGTCAGTGTGGGTTTGGCGAGCGGGCGTGTCCCACTCTCTGAACTTGTCGTTGCGTGTGACCTTCAGGTTCATGCCAGGTCAGcagttcagcagctgcagcgccGCGGACCTGTCGGTCAGTCTGCTGCACGGCGGCGGGATGTGTCTCTTCAACGTCCCGCAGCCCGACCTCCTGCTGGGAGGACCCCGCTGTGGAAACCTGTACCTGGAGCGAGGGGAGGGCTGTGActgtggcctgctggaggtacctgtctgtctgctcacctgtctgcctgctcacctgtctgtctgctcacctgtctgtctgctcacctgtctgcctgctcacctgtctgtctgctcacctgtctgcctgctcacctgtctgcctgctcacctgtctgcctgctcacctgtctgcctgctcacctgtctgtctgctcacctgtctgtctgctcacctgtctgcctgctcacctgtctgcctgctcacctgtctgtctgctcacctgtctgtctgcttccctgtctgcctgctcacctgtctgtctgctcacctgtctgtctgctcacctgtctgtctgctcacctgtctgtctgctcacctgtctgtctgctcacctgtctgcctgctcacctgtctgcctgtttccctgtctgcctgctcacctgtctgcctgctcacctgtctgcctgctcacctgtctgcctgctcacctgtctgtctgctcacctgtctgtctgctcacctgtctgcctgctcacctgtctgcctgctcacctgtctgtctgctcacctgtctgtctgctcacctgtctgcctgctcacctgtctgtctgctcacctgtctgtctgctcacctgtctgtctgctcacctgtctgcctgctcacctgtctgtctgctcacctgtctgtctgctcacctgtctgcctgctcacctgtctgtctgcttccctgtctgcctgctcacctgtctgtctgctcacctgtctgtctgctcacctgtctgcctgctcacctgtctgtctgcttccctgtctgcctgctcacctgtctgtctgctcacctgtctgcctgctcacctgtctgtctgctcacctgtctgtctgcttccctgtctgcctgctcacctgtctgtctgctcacctgtctgtcggACTCTCCCTGTTGATGCTATGTTCTGATTGGTCAGGAGTGTGATGACCCGTGCTGTGACGCCTCCACGTGTCAGCTGCTTCCTGGAGCTCAGTGTTCTTCTGATGGAATCTGTTGTCACGACTGTAAAGTAAGATTCATCCACTCGCTCACAGACGCCATCTTTGTCACTCACATCAGTACATGACTCTTAGCCCCTCCCTCCTAAGCTGCGAGCATCGGGCTCGGTGTGCCGCGAGCCGATTGGAGAATGTGACCTCCCTGAGTTCTGCACCGGCTCCTCCCCCCACTGTCCACCCAATGTCTTCCTGCAGAACGGAGAGCTCTGTGAGGACGGCGCCTCCTACTGCTACGGAGGAGTTTGCGCCAGCATGAACACCCAGTGTCAGACGCTGTGGGGACCCAGTAAGAAACTGGTTTACTTTTTAAGACACAACCAGTCTATAGTGTCCTAACCCCTAGCCCTGTTCAAAACCAGTCTGTACCCAAATCTGTTCCCAGTTTAAAGTAGTTCATACTGATCCCAAATTGGTTTATAGATGTTTACAGTGATCCAGTTAGTTTACAGTGATGTGAAACCAGTTTAAACTGGTCCAGTTAGTTTACAGTGATGTTAAACCAGTTTGAACTGGTGTACTTAGTTTACAGTGATGTTAAACCAGTTTATTCTGGTCCAGTTAGATTACAGTGATGTGAAACCAGTTTATTCTGGTCCAGTTAGATTACAGTGATGTGAAACCAGTTTGAACTGGTCTACTTAGTTTACAGTGATGTTAAACCAGTTCATTCTGGTCCAGTTAGTTTACAGTGATGTTAAACCAGTTCATTCTGGTCCAGTTAGTTTACAGTGATGTTAAACCAGTTTAAACTGGTCCAGTTAGTTTACAGTGATGTTAAACCAGTTTAAACTGGTCCAGTTAGATTACAGTGATGTGAAACCAGTTTATTCTGGTCCAGTTAGATTACAGTGATGTTAAACCAGTTTATTCTGGTCCAGTTAGTTTATAGTGATGTTAAACCAGTTTAAACTGGTCCAGTTAGTTTACAGTGATGTTAAACCAGTTTAAACTGGTCCAGTTAGTTTACAGTGATGTTAAACCAGTTTAAACTGGTCCAGTTAGTTTACAGTGATGTTAAACCAGTTTAAACTGGTCCAGTTAGTTTACAGTGATGTTAAACCAGTTTAAACTGGTCCAGTTAGTTTACAGTGATGTTAAACCAGTTTAAACTGGTCCAGTTAGTTTACAGTGATGTTAAACCAGTTTAAACTGGTCCAGTTAGTTTACAGTGATGTTAAACCAGTTTAAACTGGTCCAGTTAGTTTACAGTGATGTTAAACCAGTTTATTCTGGTCCAGTTAGATTACAGTGATGTGAAACCAGTTTGAACTGGTCCAGTTAGTTTACAGTGATGTTAAACCAGTTTAAACTGGTCCAGTTAGATTACAGTGATGTGAAACCAGTTTAAACTGGTCCAGTTAGTTTACAGTGATGTTAAACCAGTTTAAACTGGTCCAGTTAGTTTACAGTGATGTTAAACCAGTTTATTCTGGTCCAGTTAGTTTACAGTGATGTTAAACCaggttttgttgtgtgtctgtcctcagacGCCACCAGTGCTCCGGCCGTCTGCTTCTCATCTGTCAATAAACAAGGAAACAAACATGGGAACTGTGGTCAGCTGAACAACAGATCCTACGTCCCCTGTGGAAACTCGTGGGTGCACACAgtacacactgtaaacacacaattTTCAGAGTACTCTGAGAGTTCTGCAGTAACACACCCCCTCATGTTCAGTGACGTTCACTGCGGACGGATTCAGTGTCAGGGCGGGAGAGAGCGACCCCTGCTGGGCACCAACGCAGAGATCCTCACCACCACTGTCCGCTTCAATGTCAGCGACCTCATCTGCAGAGGAACCTTCTTCCACCTCGGAGATGACGTGTCCGACCCTGCCACTGTGGCCCAGGGCACCGCCTGCGGACCCGCAAAGGTCAGCCAGTGCTCCCAGCAGGTCTGGAGGAGATAAGGcagcaggaaataaaaaagaggggtTCATGTTTCGCaaagattaaaacatttttctcgCTAAcgttaaacaaaaacatagatTTTTGACACATTCTCTAACATCACGTGGTGTGAAATGAATGATAATTTGAATTAGAGGAAAAGTAAGAGTCAGCAGAGATTATACACACGAGATTATGTCacaattatattttaatatcacaACATTTTGTCTCAGacattaaaatgtctgtattgttttttctttcaggcCTGTTTGAACCAGAAGTGTGAGGACGTGTCTGTGTTCGGCGTTGACGACTGTCGCAGGAAATGTTACGGCCATGGGGTGAGTGAGGGAAGACTCGACAGATTTGACACTTCACTCACCTGTAAAAAGAATGTTGGTGAGTGTAAcgtgctgcatgtgtgtgtttcaggtgtgtaaCAGTAATGGTAACTGTCACTGTGATGTGGGCTGGGCTCCACCTGACTGCAGGCACGCCGGTCATGGCGGCAGCGTGGACAGCGGCCcggcctcagctgcagcaggtggAAATACGGACATTTAAACTGACAACCATGTTATCCCTGACTCAGTTAACCTCGCCccactgtgtgtatttgtgtgtgttcagagtcAGACCCGGTCAGAGTCGCCCTGCTCGttgtcttcctcttcatcctgccagtgctcctcctcttcctcgctctcCGCCTCCCTCGTGTGCGTCGGAGTCTTCTCTGTGTCGGACCGAACAGCCCGTTTCGCAAAGCTCGACAACACAACCGGTAATACACacccgtttgtgtgtgtgtgagtgacagggagggagagaacatattattattgttattgtgaatgtatttcaattttttttttaaatttttcaatttttttattaattattaattattgaaGGGATAGACCCCCCTCATCACTATGATGGAggggggtgaagtgtttgagtccacaaaacacctgtggagtttcaggggtaaactgtGTCGCAGCAGAATCCAAAACGACTGAAGAAATTTGTGACTAAAGCTTCAGACGTAAAAATAACATGTCTCCatatctgctgctgtggtgtcaAATGTCCACAAgtcccgacattcatattcaactagAAActaggtcatttacaccaagtttttagcCTAAGTATCCGCTGTGATCCAGGCGGCTCCGGAGCAGGATATCAGATGAAATTCAGACTAAAAAAATGGTGTAAATGTTATTATCACCTAaagattgtgtttatatttacttgATAATCTGTCTGtattcataatttttttatatGTCTAATGAAATCCATCTAGTTAtaaaataacaactttattcttgagAAAAGAGACTTGCTTGATAACTCGTCTCTAAACTTGTGGTGTTTTCTTACCCACAATGCAGTGTTACTCACAGTGAGATGTGGGACTTGGAGTTTGACCATATCCACATCTCCAGGTAATTGTGTACGTGTCGGGTCCTGGTCTGTGGTGGACCCAGTCTTTACTGTCACCTCACTGAAACCCCTTCAGACCCCATCACAGCGCTTCAGGACTTAAAGCTGCACTGATCCACGTCTCACTGAGCTTTTTACTCCTGGTTTAAAATGATGCTACAGTTTCTTTCTGGACCCAAACAGCAGAGAGCATTCTGGTTTATAAAGTCTGaatatttaacagttttcaGGTGCAGCTTTAAGTGTTTGTTGGACAGGATGGCTTAGTTGGTAATTATTTACCTTTCCTACAGCTCTGTGATCCTTCAGAATTTGTGAACCCTCGTCCTAAACCAGCCGATTAAAATTAAACTGTAACAACTGCAGGTTCATCTCAGGTCTCACGCCAGCTTCTGGGTGAAGATATTAATTTATGAATAACTTCCAGACTGTTTTTGATTTCCAGAACTCAGACGATGGAGCGAGTGGACGACGGCGATCAGGTCCAACCGCCGAGATACCACCTGACCCCACAGGCTGACATCCCCATGACGCCGCCCCACAAAGAGGTAACCAAGGCAACCTCACAAACGCCAACCCTGTCCCTGGATGAAGGAAGAACacattttactgtgtgtgtgtgtgtgtgtgtgtgtgtgtgtgtgtgtgtgtgtgtgtgtgtgtgtgtgtgtgtgtgtgtgtgtgtgtgtgtgtgtgtgtgtgtgtgtgtgtgtgtgtgtgtgtgtgtgtgtgtgtgtgtgtgtgtgtgtgtgtgtgtgtgtgtgtgtccacaaaTACTCCTGGAGTTTCatgggtaaacagcattgcagccaattCCAACACAACTAAAGTATCTGGTGACtgattcttcaaatgtaaaaaacataacatgcctccgttctgctcctgtgatgtcatcacgtGTCCTGATGCTCTGATATTCATATTCAACTAGAAACAAAGTCAGTTACACTAAGTTGTGTAGCTACATCAGTGCTACCGCGCACcccgtgcgtgcgtgtgtgtgcaaacatgaaCGTGGCTCTGAGGAGGATCACAGACACATTAAGGCTAAAAATGACGGAAATGACACCATTTCTATTTGAATATGAACGTCGGGGCTCCCGGACACTTGATGACACCACGGGAGCACAATGAAGACATGTTatgatttttctgttgtttttttaagtttgaagaaCCAGttacttcagttgtattggatcTGCTCTACTGCTTCTTACAcctttacattacatgtcatttagctgacgcttttgtccaaagcgacttacatttttagtacactcagcatttatgaggggccagtTAGggcttcagtatcttgccaaggacactacagcatgcagatggggaagagtggggttTGAActggcaaccttcttgttggagaacgaccactctaccccctaggccacaccgccctgAACACCTGAAACTAagaagggttttgtggactcagaAGGAcgtgaagatgtttttttcttcctgcttaTAATAACACACCTGCTTGTTTGACCTTTGATATGTGCTCTGCATGTTTCAGCTGTcactctgtttcctgttttctctccaaTCAGGTTCATGACAGACCTGCTCCTCCCACTAAGCCACTCCCCCCTGACCCCACCCTAAACTCCCTGCCGCAGGTAACCTCACCTGAACTCCCCTGCATGTGCGTTAACGTTAGCACGTTGCTCTTGCTAACGGGTCAGAGTGTGtgagcagtttgtgttgttgtcgtcATATGAACGGTGGGAACTGTGTGATTGGTCGAGAGGAGTTCAAATGATCCGCGGTCGCTCGTGTTGGTCGGAGGTCGAGaacactcttcttcttctactgtttaaACAGCAACCTGCAACTTGACCCTATACGCAGTTGATTGTATAAAAGAATGAGTAGCTTCTTTATTATAGACCTTGAAACTGAGGAGAAAGTAACGGCACActgactctgctgctgtgtctctcAGACTTCAGTTACATCTGTAAACTTAGTAAATTAATGTGGAACTAGAAGAGATGGTGTTAAGatagacacagagaggagcagtaaattactgatGGAGCCGCAA from the Limanda limanda chromosome 11, fLimLim1.1, whole genome shotgun sequence genome contains:
- the adam15 gene encoding disintegrin and metalloproteinase domain-containing protein 15, whose product is MSGAAASFLLLLLSGRAALTGCRSLNAPRSLNAPRDATDGLSATGVDRGWRPLLEKTRPFVLVDGQRRSLTEALQAGHPDRLQCGLEVGGQLFLLDLEKNHDLLPKPPNVFYYLPNGTGVSVTADPVTHCYYHGSVRGFPQSRVALSTCSGLRGVIAINSTLSFELTPQEDDHHNPRQQGEEEGGGGESGEDGSEGSGGGEGGKEGVHLLFSTSPLEGDVAGGCVVSHTAFPPIHSFTHTHRKKRDILSETKYIELVLVADHQEFMNYQKNNNTIIYRMLDVANQVDWFYRPLNVRVALTGLEIWSDRDKIQVEKSPTDTLNNFLEWRTRELLPRLRHDNAQLVMGGSFDGTTVGMASQSSMCSRDRSGGVNVDHLVSVLGVASTVAHELGHNLGMSHDTAERRCSCQNEPRLGGCIMEPSTGFMPGQQFSSCSAADLSVSLLHGGGMCLFNVPQPDLLLGGPRCGNLYLERGEGCDCGLLEECDDPCCDASTCQLLPGAQCSSDGICCHDCKLRASGSVCREPIGECDLPEFCTGSSPHCPPNVFLQNGELCEDGASYCYGGVCASMNTQCQTLWGPNATSAPAVCFSSVNKQGNKHGNCGQLNNRSYVPCGNSDVHCGRIQCQGGRERPLLGTNAEILTTTVRFNVSDLICRGTFFHLGDDVSDPATVAQGTACGPAKACLNQKCEDVSVFGVDDCRRKCYGHGVCNSNGNCHCDVGWAPPDCRHAGHGGSVDSGPASAAAESDPVRVALLVVFLFILPVLLLFLALRLPRVRRSLLCVGPNSPFRKARQHNRTQTMERVDDGDQVQPPRYHLTPQADIPMTPPHKEVHDRPAPPTKPLPPDPTLNSLPQVPLPIKPIVPNKPRPLAPPSHPHLPPLPPQPAACTSNTKIPPHSTVAPTGVSKRRPPAPPTRPTNPQKLL